In Geobacter sp., a single window of DNA contains:
- the cobT gene encoding nicotinate-nucleotide--dimethylbenzimidazole phosphoribosyltransferase, protein MSLLQDTLAAICPVDADLMARAQAKLDNKTKPLGSLGRLEEFARRFAAISGTLAPDTSRKVIYTFAGDHGIVEEGVSAFPKEVTPQMVFNFLAGGAGVNVLARHSGVEVRVVDMGVDHDFGVLPGLLGRKVAWGTRNFAKGPAMTREQATAALEAGIGLAIDAKREGIAMLGTGEMGIGNTTPSSAIIAAFSGKTVQEVTHRGTGINDAALANKVRVIEQGLALNRPDPGDPLDVLAKVGGLEIAGIAGLVLGAAANRIPVVVDGFISTAGALVAYELQPLVKEYLFAAHNSVEIGHAFMLERIGLEPILDLQLRLGEGTGAALAMGLIEAGVKVLTEMATFDQAGVAEQNM, encoded by the coding sequence ATGAGCCTGTTACAGGATACGCTGGCTGCCATCTGTCCGGTGGATGCCGATCTGATGGCCCGTGCCCAGGCAAAGCTGGACAACAAGACGAAACCGCTGGGTTCCCTGGGACGGCTGGAAGAGTTCGCCCGTCGTTTCGCAGCCATCAGCGGCACCCTCGCTCCCGATACCTCTCGCAAGGTCATCTACACCTTTGCCGGGGACCACGGCATTGTCGAGGAAGGGGTTTCCGCCTTTCCCAAGGAGGTGACCCCGCAGATGGTGTTCAACTTCCTGGCCGGCGGCGCCGGGGTCAATGTCCTGGCCCGTCACAGCGGAGTCGAGGTCAGGGTGGTGGATATGGGGGTCGATCACGACTTTGGGGTTCTTCCCGGCTTGTTGGGCCGCAAGGTGGCATGGGGGACCCGCAACTTTGCGAAAGGTCCGGCCATGACCCGCGAACAGGCGACGGCGGCCCTGGAGGCGGGGATCGGCCTGGCGATCGACGCCAAGCGGGAAGGGATCGCTATGCTCGGCACCGGCGAGATGGGGATCGGCAATACCACCCCTTCGTCGGCGATCATTGCCGCCTTTTCCGGCAAAACGGTGCAGGAGGTTACCCACCGCGGCACCGGCATCAACGATGCCGCCCTGGCCAACAAGGTCCGGGTGATCGAACAGGGGCTCGCCCTGAACCGGCCCGACCCCGGCGACCCGCTCGATGTGCTGGCCAAGGTGGGTGGGCTGGAGATCGCCGGTATTGCCGGGCTGGTGCTGGGGGCGGCGGCCAACCGGATTCCGGTGGTGGTGGACGGTTTCATCTCCACTGCCGGGGCGCTCGTTGCCTATGAACTGCAGCCGCTGGTAAAGGAGTATCTCTTTGCCGCCCACAATTCGGTGGAGATCGGTCATGCCTTCATGCTGGAGCGGATCGGGCTGGAACCGATCCTCGACCTCCAACTGCGGCTCGGGGAGGGGACAGGCGCAGCCCTGGCCATGGGGCTCATCGAGGCGGGGGTGAAGGTGCTCACGGAGATGGCGACCTTCGATCAGGCCGGCGTGGCAGAACAGAACATGTAG
- a CDS encoding cobyrinate a,c-diamide synthase, with product MKSIIIAAPQSGSGKTTVTIGIMEVLKLRGLRVAPFKVGPDFIDPGYHRLVTGRPSINLDGWMCGPAFVRETFSLHAEDADIAVIEGVMGLFDGFGGRSEEGSTAQIAKLTGAPVVLVVNARGQARSVAALVRGFASFDPDVRLVGVIFNNVASDSHARILREAMEAAEPALPVLGCIPADDRLDIPSRHLGLVTAEENRLPAQFLDHLVNVIKDSLDLGLLWAVADSPGPAAGTLRDLPAAAGSAPVRIGVARDEAFCFVYEDNLRLLAAAGAEIVPFSPLRDETLPSDLQGLYLPGGYPELFAGELAANLSMKEAIALAAADGMPVYAECGGFMYLTEGLVPLQGPIEATHRFVGVFPVTTRMLPRRKALGYREIELAGKSVIGGPGMVARGHEFHYSEISEMPAGIERLFRVRRGSAELGMEGYRVRNCLGSYLHLHFGSCPELAGHFVEHCRNYQRQEQ from the coding sequence TTGAAATCCATCATCATTGCCGCCCCCCAGAGCGGCTCGGGCAAGACCACCGTCACCATCGGCATCATGGAGGTGCTGAAGCTGCGGGGGCTGCGGGTTGCGCCGTTCAAGGTCGGCCCCGATTTCATCGATCCCGGCTACCATCGCCTGGTGACCGGCCGGCCCTCCATCAACCTGGACGGCTGGATGTGCGGTCCCGCGTTTGTCCGGGAAACCTTTTCCCTCCATGCCGAAGATGCCGATATTGCGGTAATCGAAGGGGTCATGGGGCTGTTCGATGGCTTCGGTGGCCGTTCTGAAGAGGGGAGCACGGCCCAGATCGCCAAGCTGACCGGCGCGCCGGTGGTCCTGGTGGTGAACGCCCGCGGCCAGGCCCGCAGCGTGGCAGCCCTGGTCAGGGGCTTTGCCTCCTTCGATCCCGATGTCCGGCTGGTCGGGGTGATCTTCAATAACGTGGCGAGCGACAGTCACGCCAGAATTCTCCGTGAGGCCATGGAAGCGGCAGAGCCGGCACTGCCGGTGCTCGGCTGCATTCCTGCCGACGACCGGCTGGATATCCCGTCCCGCCACCTGGGGCTGGTCACCGCCGAGGAAAACCGGCTGCCCGCCCAGTTTCTCGACCATCTCGTGAATGTTATCAAGGATTCGCTGGACCTCGGCCTGCTCTGGGCTGTTGCCGACTCCCCCGGACCGGCGGCCGGGACGCTTCGGGATCTCCCTGCCGCTGCCGGCTCTGCGCCGGTGCGTATCGGTGTCGCACGCGACGAGGCATTCTGCTTCGTCTACGAGGACAACCTCCGCCTGCTGGCTGCTGCCGGGGCCGAGATCGTCCCGTTCTCGCCCCTGCGCGATGAAACGCTGCCGTCCGATCTACAGGGGCTTTACCTGCCCGGCGGCTATCCCGAGCTCTTTGCCGGGGAGTTGGCGGCCAACCTCTCCATGAAGGAGGCCATTGCCCTGGCTGCGGCGGACGGGATGCCGGTCTACGCCGAATGCGGTGGCTTCATGTATCTGACCGAAGGGCTGGTGCCGCTTCAGGGGCCGATCGAGGCGACCCACCGTTTTGTCGGGGTTTTCCCGGTGACCACTCGCATGCTCCCGCGGCGCAAGGCCCTGGGCTACCGCGAGATCGAGCTTGCCGGGAAGAGCGTCATCGGCGGGCCGGGCATGGTTGCCCGCGGCCACGAGTTCCATTACTCGGAGATCAGCGAGATGCCGGCCGGGATCGAGCGGCTGTTCCGGGTCAGGCGGGGCAGCGCGGAGCTGGGGATGGAGGGGTACCGGGTGCGGAACTGCCTTGGTTCGTACCTGCACCTGCACTTCGGCAGCTGTCCGGAGCTGGCAGGGCATTTTGTGGAACATTGCCGGAACTACCAGAGACAGGAGCAGTGA
- the cobU gene encoding bifunctional adenosylcobinamide kinase/adenosylcobinamide-phosphate guanylyltransferase — protein sequence MGKTILVTGGARSGKSRLAEQLAEACGAPLGYIATATAGDAEMAARISRHQERRGDRWQTIEEPLELSRVLAEHDGRHAALLVDCVTLWLTNLLLCADDPAPALAAVKELTRQLPALQSTVVLVTNEVGQGIVPENRLARIFRDLSGEANQLLAAAADDVYVTIAGLPLRLK from the coding sequence ATGGGAAAGACCATACTGGTCACCGGCGGTGCCCGCAGCGGCAAGAGCCGGCTCGCGGAACAGCTTGCCGAGGCGTGCGGTGCGCCTCTCGGCTATATCGCCACCGCCACGGCCGGCGATGCGGAGATGGCTGCACGGATCAGCCGTCACCAGGAGCGTCGCGGCGACCGCTGGCAGACCATCGAGGAGCCACTGGAGCTGTCACGCGTCCTTGCAGAGCACGATGGCCGTCATGCTGCGCTGCTGGTCGATTGCGTGACCCTCTGGCTCACCAACCTGTTGCTGTGCGCCGATGACCCGGCGCCGGCCCTCGCCGCTGTCAAAGAGTTGACGAGGCAGCTTCCCGCTTTGCAGAGCACGGTGGTGTTGGTGACCAACGAGGTGGGACAAGGGATCGTGCCGGAAAACCGTCTTGCCCGGATCTTCCGCGACCTGAGCGGTGAGGCGAACCAGCTTCTGGCCGCGGCTGCCGACGATGTCTATGTCACGATCGCCGGGCTGCCGCTGAGACTGAAATAG
- the cobS gene encoding adenosylcobinamide-GDP ribazoletransferase: protein MRLYFIALQFLTIIPLPFQLRCDERDLGRSMALFPLVGLTLGLLLVGAQWLLDPLLPPAVGDLILVALLALVTGGLHLDGLADVCDGLAARGGRERFLAVMKDSRIGAVGAVGLLLVLALKYQALLAMAPEWKRGSLLLFPCVARCSQVLVTVGARRARQDGLGAAFITGVGGVQLAVAFPVTLGISFLTLSWPGVAAAAAVFAFAGLCRWYFQRRLGGITGDVIGCVSELGEVGCLLVLLALHRIS, encoded by the coding sequence ATGCGCCTCTATTTCATTGCCCTGCAGTTTCTCACCATCATCCCGCTGCCGTTCCAGCTTCGCTGCGACGAGCGGGACCTGGGGCGCTCCATGGCCCTGTTTCCGCTGGTGGGGCTGACCCTGGGGCTTCTGCTGGTCGGTGCCCAGTGGCTGCTCGATCCACTGCTGCCGCCGGCCGTGGGGGACCTGATCCTGGTGGCGCTCCTGGCCCTGGTGACCGGCGGGCTCCATCTGGACGGCCTGGCCGATGTCTGCGACGGTCTGGCGGCGCGCGGGGGGCGAGAGCGCTTCCTGGCGGTGATGAAGGATTCCCGGATCGGCGCGGTGGGGGCGGTGGGGCTTCTGCTCGTCCTTGCGCTCAAATACCAGGCGCTTCTGGCCATGGCACCGGAATGGAAACGGGGGAGTCTGCTCCTCTTCCCCTGCGTGGCCCGCTGCAGCCAGGTACTCGTAACCGTCGGTGCCCGTCGGGCGCGTCAGGACGGACTGGGCGCGGCGTTCATCACTGGCGTCGGCGGCGTGCAGCTCGCCGTCGCATTCCCGGTGACCCTGGGGATTTCCTTCCTGACCCTTTCCTGGCCGGGGGTGGCCGCAGCCGCGGCGGTCTTCGCCTTTGCCGGGCTCTGCCGCTGGTACTTCCAGCGCAGGCTGGGGGGGATCACCGGCGACGTCATCGGCTGCGTCAGCGAACTGGGCGAGGTCGGCTGCCTGCTGGTGCTGCTGGCGCTGCACCGGATTTCATGA
- the cbiQ gene encoding cobalt ECF transporter T component CbiQ translates to MRTIIHHQDATHLLTRIDARVKLFCTLALLVMVLSYRGLAFPLLVAFLGTGLCLALGVRVRLLMARFAQPLFIAAMVLLLKLFTSGHDPLFSCTVAGLEITGYGDGLREGMQIAARIVGAVSVVALVGFSTSFTETMAALAWLRVPRGLIEVALFAWRYLFVLYEDAMVVYHAQRNRLGYAGYRRGLSSFGTLTGALVIKAFDSSQTITTAMVQRGYDGTMPLMRHKPFRLTEVAAALLVVAGLGVLWRI, encoded by the coding sequence ATGAGAACGATCATCCATCACCAGGACGCCACGCATCTCCTCACCCGCATCGACGCCAGGGTCAAGCTCTTCTGCACCCTGGCCCTGCTGGTGATGGTGCTGAGCTACCGCGGGCTGGCCTTCCCGCTCCTGGTGGCGTTCCTTGGCACCGGGCTCTGCCTCGCCCTGGGGGTCCGCGTGCGACTGCTTATGGCGCGCTTTGCCCAGCCGCTCTTCATTGCCGCCATGGTGCTGCTGTTAAAGCTCTTTACCAGTGGCCACGATCCGCTCTTTTCCTGTACCGTCGCCGGGCTGGAGATTACCGGCTACGGCGACGGGCTGCGAGAGGGGATGCAGATCGCGGCCAGGATCGTCGGCGCGGTCTCCGTGGTGGCGCTGGTCGGTTTCAGCACCTCGTTTACCGAGACCATGGCGGCGCTCGCCTGGCTCCGGGTGCCGCGGGGGCTGATCGAGGTGGCGCTCTTTGCCTGGCGCTACCTGTTCGTCCTGTATGAAGACGCCATGGTGGTCTACCATGCCCAGCGGAACCGGCTCGGTTACGCCGGATACCGGCGGGGGCTCTCCTCCTTCGGCACCCTGACCGGCGCCCTGGTGATCAAGGCGTTCGACAGTAGTCAGACCATCACCACGGCCATGGTGCAGCGGGGCTACGACGGCACCATGCCACTCATGAGGCATAAGCCGTTTCGCCTCACGGAGGTTGCTGCCGCGCTGCTGGTGGTGGCGGGCCTGGGGGTTTTGTGGCGGATCTGA
- a CDS encoding energy-coupling factor ABC transporter permease has product MAWLACAAPAHAMHIAEGILPLPWAVGWFAVAVPFVALGVRRLNALGREDLSIKPLIGLMAAVVFIISCMPIPVPTAGTCSHPCGTGIAAILVGPLLSILISAVALLIQALFLAHGGLSTLGADIVSMGVVGSFAGWFAFRGMRAMGAGLGLAGFAAGLATDWATYLTTSVELASGIRGDAPFLPLVGRIVLAFVPTQLPLGLLEGAMTAGMVLLLYRKRPDLLVRMKVISQQEGVVHA; this is encoded by the coding sequence ATGGCCTGGCTGGCCTGTGCAGCTCCGGCCCATGCCATGCACATTGCCGAGGGGATTCTCCCCCTGCCATGGGCTGTGGGCTGGTTCGCGGTGGCGGTACCGTTCGTGGCGCTCGGCGTCCGGCGGCTCAATGCCCTGGGGAGGGAGGACCTCTCCATCAAGCCGCTCATCGGGCTGATGGCCGCGGTGGTCTTCATCATCTCCTGCATGCCGATCCCGGTCCCCACGGCCGGCACCTGCTCCCACCCCTGCGGCACCGGCATCGCCGCCATCCTGGTCGGCCCGCTCCTGAGCATCCTGATCTCGGCGGTGGCGCTCCTGATCCAGGCCCTCTTCCTGGCCCACGGCGGCCTCTCCACCCTGGGGGCGGACATCGTCTCCATGGGGGTGGTCGGCTCCTTTGCCGGCTGGTTCGCCTTCAGGGGGATGCGGGCCATGGGCGCGGGCCTGGGCCTGGCCGGCTTTGCCGCGGGCCTGGCCACCGACTGGGCCACCTACCTGACCACCTCGGTGGAGCTGGCGTCCGGCATCAGGGGGGATGCCCCGTTCCTCCCCCTGGTTGGCAGGATCGTCCTTGCCTTTGTCCCGACCCAACTGCCGCTCGGCCTGCTGGAAGGGGCCATGACCGCCGGGATGGTGCTGCTGCTCTATCGGAAACGCCCCGACCTCCTCGTCAGGATGAAGGTCATCAGCCAACAGGAGGGAGTCGTCCATGCCTGA
- a CDS encoding cobalt ABC transporter permease → MPDRKRRLKIFLLHLVLLPTLLYTFYFFTLGPKPWTGVDEAVVEKIAGEHGREASPPLINTDQGDLLLFVFLLAGAVGGFVAGYSWRKLVSEKRRDS, encoded by the coding sequence ATGCCTGATCGTAAACGTCGTCTGAAGATATTTCTGCTGCACCTCGTGCTCCTGCCGACGCTGCTCTATACCTTCTATTTCTTCACCCTTGGCCCCAAGCCCTGGACGGGCGTTGACGAGGCGGTGGTGGAGAAGATCGCCGGCGAGCACGGCCGCGAGGCAAGCCCCCCCCTGATCAACACCGACCAGGGGGATCTGCTGCTGTTCGTGTTCCTGCTGGCAGGCGCAGTCGGGGGCTTTGTGGCCGGTTATTCCTGGCGCAAGTTGGTGAGCGAGAAGCGACGCGACAGTTGA
- the cobC gene encoding alpha-ribazole phosphatase, whose product MTARTRLYLIRHGEVQGAGTPRYNGHADVSLSERGVAQYHAFKERLAGAKISACYSSDLTRCRVGGEILGGYLGLQPVLDPALRELNIGLWEGMTWTEIQEKYPEQWSARLADIVNYRVPGGENLLDLEARLIPAIQGIVARHRGEEVLVVAHGGANRVVLLNAIGAPLSSLFAIEQQYCCLNIIDYYADGATVVKLLNG is encoded by the coding sequence GTGACCGCCAGGACGAGACTCTACCTGATCAGGCACGGCGAGGTGCAGGGTGCCGGTACCCCGCGCTACAACGGCCATGCCGACGTTTCCCTCAGCGAGCGGGGGGTGGCGCAGTACCACGCATTCAAGGAACGGCTGGCCGGGGCTAAGATCTCTGCCTGCTACTCCAGCGACCTGACCCGTTGCCGGGTGGGGGGGGAGATCCTCGGCGGCTATCTCGGGCTGCAGCCGGTGCTGGACCCGGCACTGCGCGAGCTCAACATCGGTCTCTGGGAGGGGATGACCTGGACCGAGATCCAGGAGAAATATCCGGAGCAGTGGTCTGCCAGGCTGGCAGATATCGTCAACTACCGGGTCCCCGGCGGGGAAAACCTGCTCGATCTGGAGGCGCGGCTGATCCCCGCCATCCAAGGGATCGTCGCCCGCCACCGGGGGGAAGAGGTGCTGGTGGTTGCCCATGGCGGCGCCAACCGGGTGGTGCTGCTCAATGCCATCGGTGCCCCGCTGTCGTCGCTCTTTGCCATCGAGCAGCAGTACTGCTGCCTGAACATCATCGACTATTACGCGGATGGCGCCACGGTCGTGAAACTGTTGAACGGCTGA
- the thiC gene encoding phosphomethylpyrimidine synthase ThiC, protein MKTQIEHARQGTLTPQMEAVALDEQVAPEYLRQMVAEGKIVIPWNHLRKPKAIGIGKGLRTKVNASIGTSSDIVDYQAEVRKARAAEEAGADTLMELSVGGDLNRVRQEVIAAVDLPVGNVPLYQAFCEAARKYGDPNRLDEEMLFDLIEQQCADGMAFMAVHCGINLYTIERLRKQGYRYGGLVSKGGVSMVAWMLANKRENPLYERFDRVVEILKRYDTVLSLGNGLRAGAIHDSSDRAQIQELLINCELAEIGRDMGCQMLVEGPGHVPLDEVEGNIQLQKRMSGGAPYYMLGPISTDVAPGFDHITAAIGAAQSSRFGADLICYITPAEHLALPNEEDVRQGVKAAKIAAYIGDMNKYPERGRERDKAMSKARRDLDWDTQFQLALYPEDARAIRASRTPEDEATCTMCGDFCASRGAGKLFAADLSGDKI, encoded by the coding sequence ATGAAGACCCAGATCGAACACGCCCGCCAGGGCACCCTGACCCCCCAGATGGAAGCCGTTGCCCTAGACGAGCAGGTCGCTCCCGAATATCTCCGGCAGATGGTGGCCGAGGGGAAGATCGTCATCCCCTGGAATCACCTGCGCAAGCCGAAGGCCATCGGGATCGGCAAGGGGCTGCGGACCAAGGTGAACGCCTCAATCGGCACCTCGTCGGATATCGTCGACTACCAGGCCGAGGTGCGCAAGGCCAGGGCTGCGGAAGAGGCCGGGGCCGATACCCTGATGGAGCTCTCCGTGGGTGGGGACCTGAACCGGGTCAGGCAGGAGGTGATCGCCGCGGTCGACCTGCCGGTGGGAAACGTCCCGCTCTACCAGGCCTTCTGCGAGGCGGCCCGCAAGTACGGCGACCCGAACCGGCTGGACGAGGAGATGCTCTTCGACCTGATCGAACAGCAGTGCGCCGACGGCATGGCCTTCATGGCGGTCCATTGCGGCATAAACCTCTACACCATCGAGCGGCTGCGCAAGCAGGGCTACCGCTACGGCGGGCTGGTCTCCAAGGGTGGAGTGAGCATGGTGGCCTGGATGCTGGCCAACAAGCGCGAGAACCCGCTCTACGAAAGATTCGACCGGGTGGTGGAGATACTCAAGCGCTACGACACGGTCCTGTCGCTGGGGAACGGCCTGCGCGCCGGCGCGATCCACGACTCCTCCGACCGGGCCCAGATTCAGGAGCTGCTCATCAACTGCGAACTGGCCGAGATCGGCCGGGACATGGGGTGCCAGATGCTGGTGGAAGGGCCGGGACACGTTCCCCTGGACGAGGTGGAGGGGAATATTCAGCTGCAGAAGCGGATGAGCGGCGGCGCACCCTACTACATGCTCGGCCCCATCTCCACCGATGTGGCGCCCGGCTTCGATCACATCACCGCCGCCATCGGCGCGGCCCAGTCGAGCCGTTTCGGTGCCGACCTTATCTGCTACATCACCCCGGCCGAGCACCTGGCTCTCCCCAACGAGGAGGATGTCCGCCAGGGGGTGAAGGCCGCAAAGATCGCCGCCTACATCGGCGACATGAACAAGTATCCGGAGCGGGGGAGGGAGCGCGACAAGGCGATGTCCAAGGCCCGCCGCGACCTGGATTGGGATACCCAGTTCCAGCTGGCCCTCTATCCGGAGGATGCCAGGGCGATCCGCGCCAGCAGGACCCCCGAGGACGAGGCCACCTGCACCATGTGCGGCGATTTCTGCGCCTCCCGCGGGGCCGGCAAACTGTTTGCGGCGGACCTGAGCGGCGACAAGATCTGA
- a CDS encoding ATP-binding cassette domain-containing protein — MTRIAVDLDRFGYPDGTVALSDIRLSVRAGEFCGILGANGSGKTTLLKIMDGLIKDYTGTVTLDGEDVRRLHPREIYRKVGLVFQSPDEQLFAHSVGEDVAFGPRNMGFDEQEVGQRVEAALAQVEMAEYAAKSIHALSYGQKKRVCIAGLLAMGHEILLLDEPTAGLDPMGEYRMMELLLKLNQEDGVTIVMATHSVDLVPLFLHRLHILSRGRLVRGGTPEEVFTAPAEMAEVKLRLPHIAELIHQLKDEERLPFRRLPLTIGEARREIVEMMRDTEKIA; from the coding sequence CTGACGCGGATTGCGGTCGATCTCGACCGATTCGGCTACCCCGACGGCACAGTGGCGCTCTCGGACATCCGGCTGTCGGTGCGGGCCGGCGAGTTCTGCGGCATCCTGGGGGCCAACGGTTCGGGCAAGACGACGCTCCTGAAGATCATGGACGGTCTGATCAAGGACTATACCGGCACGGTCACCCTGGACGGCGAAGATGTGCGGCGGCTCCATCCGCGCGAGATCTACCGGAAGGTGGGGCTGGTGTTCCAGAGCCCGGACGAGCAGCTCTTTGCCCATTCGGTGGGGGAGGATGTGGCGTTCGGGCCGCGCAACATGGGGTTTGACGAACAGGAGGTCGGGCAGCGGGTGGAGGCGGCCCTGGCCCAGGTGGAGATGGCCGAATATGCGGCCAAGAGCATCCACGCCCTCAGCTATGGCCAGAAAAAGCGGGTCTGTATCGCCGGGCTCCTGGCCATGGGGCACGAGATCCTGCTGCTGGACGAGCCGACCGCCGGGCTCGACCCTATGGGGGAGTACCGGATGATGGAGCTTCTCCTCAAGCTGAACCAGGAGGATGGCGTGACCATCGTCATGGCGACCCACAGCGTCGACCTGGTGCCGCTCTTCCTCCATCGGCTCCATATCCTGAGCCGGGGGAGGCTGGTGCGGGGAGGGACGCCGGAAGAGGTCTTCACCGCGCCGGCGGAGATGGCCGAGGTGAAGCTGCGCCTCCCCCACATTGCCGAGCTGATCCACCAGCTGAAGGACGAGGAGCGGCTTCCGTTCCGGCGCCTGCCGCTCACCATCGGCGAGGCGCGGCGGGAGATCGTGGAGATGATGCGGGATACGGAGAAGATTGCGTAA